The following coding sequences lie in one Polynucleobacter asymbioticus genomic window:
- the ruvC gene encoding crossover junction endodeoxyribonuclease RuvC: MRWIGIDPGLRTTGFGVIDVDGQKLSYVASGTIESGDPDQGLPVRLGILYSGIKEVLETYQPEQAAIEEVFLNVNPRSTLMLGQARGAVIAALVSDKLPVAEFSALRVKQSIVGTGRATKPQVQEMVKRLLRLSRAPGTDAADALGVAICAAHHAQIPKVITAALAPKKTSKK; encoded by the coding sequence ATGCGCTGGATAGGAATCGACCCAGGTCTTCGAACAACGGGTTTTGGCGTCATTGATGTTGATGGCCAAAAACTGAGCTACGTAGCCTCTGGGACGATTGAAAGCGGTGACCCAGACCAAGGTCTTCCTGTGAGATTAGGAATCTTGTACTCAGGCATTAAAGAGGTTCTAGAGACCTACCAACCAGAGCAAGCAGCTATCGAAGAAGTGTTCCTGAACGTCAATCCTCGTTCTACCCTGATGCTGGGTCAGGCTCGAGGTGCAGTGATTGCAGCCCTCGTATCCGACAAACTCCCTGTTGCAGAGTTCAGTGCACTCAGAGTAAAGCAGTCCATCGTAGGAACCGGTAGAGCTACCAAGCCTCAAGTTCAAGAAATGGTGAAGCGTTTACTCCGTCTAAGCCGTGCTCCCGGCACCGATGCAGCCGATGCTTTGGGAGTAGCCATTTGCGCTGCGCATCATGCCCAGATTCCGAAAGTAATTACCGCAGCTCTTGCACCCAAAAAGACTAGCAAGAAATAA
- a CDS encoding aminopeptidase P N-terminal domain-containing protein has protein sequence MNNSRIYQQRRVELAKLICAKTGGGIAIITTAPETARNRDSEFPYRHDSDFFYLTGFEEPGATLVLKMTGSASQTQLESHLFCRPKDAEREIWDGIRLGPDAAPTTLGVEYAHSNHELDKKLGELLADQDAVYIRLSESAETDRRLRHWMKQVRAQARAGVNPPSEFHDVESLIHEMRLFKDAHEIDIMRRAAQISARAHIRAMQACKPGMREYHLEAELLHEFRYSGAQSVAYNSIVAGGANSCILHYRAGNTELSSGELCLIDAGCELDGYASDITRTFPVNGKFSGAQRALYDITLAAQEAAIAATKPGNTFMQPHEAALKVLTQGLLDEKLLKLSELGSLDNAIETGAYRRFYMHRTSHWLGMDVHDVGSYREPLSTATDSSEKPWRLLKPGMVLTIEPGLYVRPADDVDERFWNIGIRIEDDAVVNDSGCELISRGVPVKADEIEALMKNN, from the coding sequence ATGAATAATTCCCGCATTTACCAACAACGCCGAGTCGAACTAGCAAAACTGATCTGCGCTAAAACTGGTGGTGGCATTGCCATCATTACTACAGCGCCTGAAACTGCGCGCAATCGAGATAGCGAATTTCCTTATCGTCATGATAGTGATTTTTTCTACCTCACTGGTTTTGAAGAGCCGGGCGCAACCCTCGTATTAAAGATGACTGGGTCGGCATCACAAACCCAACTCGAATCACATCTTTTTTGCAGACCTAAAGATGCAGAGCGTGAGATTTGGGATGGCATTCGTTTGGGGCCAGACGCAGCACCTACAACCTTAGGGGTGGAATACGCCCATAGCAATCATGAGTTAGATAAAAAACTGGGTGAGTTATTGGCAGATCAAGATGCTGTCTACATTCGCCTCTCAGAAAGTGCTGAGACCGATCGCCGTTTACGCCATTGGATGAAGCAGGTGCGAGCGCAAGCACGTGCTGGAGTTAATCCCCCTTCAGAATTCCATGATGTAGAAAGTTTGATTCATGAAATGCGTCTTTTCAAAGATGCACATGAAATCGACATCATGCGTCGTGCAGCCCAAATTTCTGCGCGTGCCCACATTCGTGCAATGCAAGCCTGCAAACCTGGTATGCGTGAATATCATCTCGAAGCTGAACTTCTGCATGAGTTCCGCTATAGCGGTGCACAAAGCGTTGCATACAACAGCATTGTTGCTGGTGGAGCGAACTCCTGCATTCTGCATTACCGCGCTGGTAATACTGAACTGAGTAGTGGCGAACTCTGCTTGATCGATGCAGGTTGCGAGCTTGATGGCTACGCATCGGATATCACCCGCACTTTTCCGGTCAATGGGAAGTTTTCAGGGGCACAACGCGCCCTCTATGACATCACGCTAGCTGCGCAAGAGGCGGCTATTGCAGCAACTAAGCCTGGCAACACATTTATGCAACCACATGAAGCCGCACTCAAAGTTCTGACCCAAGGATTGCTTGATGAAAAACTTCTCAAGCTGTCGGAATTGGGCTCGCTAGATAACGCGATTGAAACTGGCGCCTATCGTCGTTTCTATATGCACCGTACCTCACATTGGTTGGGTATGGACGTGCATGATGTTGGCTCATATCGCGAACCACTAAGCACAGCAACAGACTCTTCAGAAAAACCATGGCGCCTTCTCAAGCCTGGCATGGTCCTTACTATTGAACCAGGCCTATACGTTCGTCCAGCAGATGATGTAGATGAGCGCTTCTGGAATATCGGCATCCGCATTGAGGATGATGCTGTGGTAAATGATTCAGGATGTGAATTAATCTCTCGCGGCGTACCAGTCAAAGCCGATGAAATCGAAGCACTGATGAAGAATAATTAA
- a CDS encoding FAD-dependent monooxygenase, translating into MSATKFDMVIQGGGPVGLACAAWCLQKFPQAKIVLLDRNPADDADLAAADSRGIALSHGSKLLLDTINAWPTECADIHRVHVSQAGRFGRALMTREELGQDALGHIVRYRDIHLTLRKALRAIQTKSSNFIWEHIDGQADTSNIQAQCVVHAEGGLFKTQDWVESGRDYEQSALVGLVEVENAAPHQAWERFTSEGPLAVLPSHYGPNILNLVWCGTPSSSQARLALSDAEFLKSLQDEFGSRIGQFLKIQDRRLYELGLNYRKEITQGNEVWIGNAAQTLHPVAGQGLNLGLRDAYLLAEKLSALFSKPDDQKTPLAIENTLQDYAQSRKLDRSATIGLTDFMARIFTSNLLPIVIGRGLALSALQWLPPIKTALARQMMFGRR; encoded by the coding sequence ATGTCAGCAACAAAATTTGATATGGTGATTCAGGGTGGCGGGCCCGTTGGCTTGGCCTGTGCAGCATGGTGCTTGCAAAAATTTCCTCAAGCAAAAATTGTCTTACTCGATCGCAACCCCGCTGATGACGCTGATTTAGCTGCTGCGGATAGTCGAGGGATTGCCTTATCGCATGGCAGCAAGCTATTGCTCGATACTATTAATGCGTGGCCCACTGAATGTGCTGACATTCATCGAGTACATGTGTCACAAGCAGGTCGTTTTGGTCGCGCCCTCATGACTCGGGAAGAGCTTGGGCAGGATGCCTTAGGTCACATCGTTCGTTATCGCGATATTCACCTGACATTGCGTAAAGCTTTAAGAGCTATTCAGACAAAAAGTTCGAATTTTATTTGGGAGCATATTGATGGGCAGGCAGACACATCAAATATTCAAGCCCAATGTGTAGTTCATGCTGAAGGGGGTTTATTTAAAACTCAGGATTGGGTTGAGTCTGGTCGAGACTATGAGCAATCCGCTTTGGTTGGCTTAGTTGAGGTTGAGAATGCAGCACCTCATCAAGCATGGGAGCGTTTTACTTCTGAAGGGCCTTTGGCAGTTTTGCCAAGTCACTATGGCCCCAACATCCTGAATCTAGTTTGGTGTGGAACCCCAAGTTCTTCACAAGCACGTCTCGCTTTAAGTGATGCTGAATTTCTGAAAAGTCTGCAAGACGAGTTTGGTTCTCGTATTGGTCAGTTTCTCAAAATCCAAGATCGTCGCCTTTATGAGTTAGGACTCAATTACCGCAAAGAAATTACTCAGGGAAATGAGGTTTGGATTGGCAATGCTGCTCAGACTTTGCACCCCGTTGCAGGACAGGGTCTAAACCTTGGATTGAGGGATGCCTATCTTTTAGCTGAAAAACTCAGCGCCCTCTTTTCCAAGCCTGATGATCAAAAAACACCTCTCGCTATTGAAAATACCCTGCAGGACTACGCTCAAAGTCGCAAGCTAGATCGCTCTGCCACAATTGGCTTAACTGACTTTATGGCCAGAATCTTCACTTCCAACCTACTACCCATCGTGATTGGTCGTGGATTGGCTTTATCGGCTCTCCAATGGCTCCCGCCTATCAAAACAGCCTTAGCTCGCCAGATGATGTTTGGCAGGCGCTAA
- a CDS encoding aminoglycoside phosphotransferase family protein, whose protein sequence is MTDSRLDSLLSWLKGLEPSWQLDLSTLAPASADASFRRYFRIGSKNPDFPTLIVMDAPPQHEPLDAFIKVDLLLENAGLNVPKILEKNVADGYLLLNDLGTKTYLAELNSESADHLYQDATHALVQMQLASKPDALPNYDEALLQRELDLFPEWYLHKHLHIELSEVQISQIKQAFELIIQNNLAQAKVYVHRDYHSRNLMVTDRNNPGVIDFQDAVFGPITYDAASLWRDAYIAWPEERVIDWVIKFWEAGRKAGLPMPDDFGQFYRDFEWMGLQRHLKVLGIFARLFHRDGKDGYLKDIPLVLEYAIATANRYIELKPLARILESTRPTKE, encoded by the coding sequence ATGACTGACTCTCGCTTAGACTCCCTCCTTAGCTGGCTAAAAGGCCTTGAACCTAGCTGGCAATTAGATCTATCCACTTTAGCCCCTGCCTCGGCTGATGCCAGCTTTCGGCGGTATTTCCGGATTGGGTCCAAAAACCCGGATTTTCCGACTTTAATCGTGATGGATGCCCCACCCCAACATGAGCCCTTAGATGCCTTCATTAAGGTCGATTTATTGCTCGAAAATGCCGGCCTAAATGTCCCGAAAATTTTAGAAAAAAATGTAGCAGATGGCTATCTTTTACTCAATGATTTGGGCACCAAAACCTATCTTGCGGAACTCAATTCTGAGAGCGCTGATCACCTCTATCAAGATGCAACCCATGCTTTGGTACAAATGCAATTAGCAAGCAAACCAGATGCATTACCAAACTATGATGAAGCGCTATTACAACGTGAATTGGATTTATTTCCAGAGTGGTACCTGCATAAACATTTGCATATCGAATTAAGCGAAGTTCAGATTTCTCAAATCAAGCAAGCTTTTGAACTCATCATTCAAAATAATCTTGCGCAAGCAAAAGTCTATGTACATCGCGATTACCACTCACGCAATTTGATGGTGACCGATAGAAATAATCCTGGTGTGATCGATTTTCAAGACGCGGTCTTTGGCCCCATCACTTACGACGCAGCCTCACTTTGGCGTGATGCTTACATTGCGTGGCCAGAAGAGCGCGTGATTGATTGGGTAATTAAATTTTGGGAGGCTGGCCGCAAAGCAGGATTACCAATGCCCGATGATTTTGGTCAGTTCTATCGTGACTTTGAATGGATGGGTTTACAGCGGCATCTTAAAGTTTTAGGTATTTTTGCAAGGCTGTTTCATCGCGATGGTAAAGATGGCTATCTCAAAGATATCCCATTGGTGCTGGAGTATGCGATTGCCACTGCCAATCGTTATATTGAATTAAAGCCCTTGGCACGTATTTTGGAATCGACACGCCCTACTAAGGAATAA
- the purH gene encoding bifunctional phosphoribosylaminoimidazolecarboxamide formyltransferase/IMP cyclohydrolase — MIRTALLSVSDKNGIVPFAKALHEQGVKLISTGGTAKLLAENNLPVVEVSSLTKFPEMLDGRVKTLHPMVHGGLLARRDFPEHMAALKEHGIDTIDMLVINLYPFNETVAKADCSFEDAVENIDIGGPAMLRAAAKNHQDVTVLISPEDYAPVLEEMKANKNVVSYKTNLGLAKKVFAHTAQYDGAIANYLSALGDDLDHKKRSAYPETLHLAFEKVQEMRYGENPHQSAAFYKDIYPVDGTLANYKQLQGKELSYNNIADADSAWECVKSFTGNAGGAAACVIIKHANPCGVAVAANALEAYQKAFKTDPSSAFGGIIAFNVPCDGAAAEAISKQFVEVLIAPSFSAEAKAIFAAKQNVRLLEIPLGTAFNTFDFKRVGGGLLVQSPDAKNVLENEMRVVSKRLPTPSEMHDMMFAWRVAKFVKSNAIVYCANGMTLGIGAGQMSRVDSARMASIKAENAGLSLKGSAVASDAFFPFRDGLDVVVNGGASCAIQPGGSMRDDEIIAAADEHGIAMIFTGTRHFRH, encoded by the coding sequence ATGATCCGCACAGCCCTACTCTCTGTTTCCGATAAAAATGGCATCGTGCCGTTCGCTAAAGCCCTTCATGAGCAAGGTGTCAAGCTGATCTCTACTGGCGGTACCGCAAAACTCCTGGCTGAAAATAATTTGCCCGTAGTGGAAGTATCTTCACTTACCAAGTTCCCGGAGATGTTGGATGGCCGCGTAAAGACCTTGCATCCCATGGTTCATGGTGGCTTATTGGCTCGCCGAGATTTCCCTGAGCACATGGCTGCTTTGAAAGAACATGGCATCGATACGATCGATATGCTCGTGATCAACCTCTACCCATTTAATGAAACAGTGGCTAAAGCAGATTGCTCATTTGAGGATGCAGTTGAGAACATCGATATTGGTGGTCCAGCGATGTTGCGTGCCGCTGCCAAAAACCATCAAGATGTGACCGTACTCATTTCACCAGAAGATTACGCACCTGTACTCGAAGAAATGAAAGCCAATAAAAATGTAGTTTCTTATAAGACCAATTTGGGTCTGGCTAAAAAAGTATTTGCCCATACCGCCCAATACGATGGCGCGATTGCAAATTATCTATCTGCATTAGGTGATGACCTCGATCACAAGAAACGATCTGCCTATCCAGAAACGCTGCACCTTGCCTTTGAAAAAGTGCAAGAAATGCGCTATGGCGAGAACCCACACCAATCAGCAGCTTTCTACAAAGACATTTATCCAGTTGATGGTACGCTTGCCAACTACAAACAATTACAAGGCAAAGAGCTCTCCTACAACAATATTGCCGATGCTGACTCTGCCTGGGAATGTGTCAAAAGCTTCACCGGTAATGCTGGCGGTGCTGCAGCGTGCGTCATCATCAAGCATGCGAACCCTTGCGGTGTAGCTGTTGCTGCCAATGCCCTCGAGGCCTATCAAAAGGCATTCAAAACAGATCCGAGCTCAGCCTTTGGCGGAATTATTGCCTTCAACGTGCCATGTGATGGCGCCGCAGCTGAAGCGATTTCAAAGCAGTTTGTAGAGGTATTGATTGCGCCAAGCTTTAGCGCTGAAGCAAAAGCCATCTTTGCCGCCAAACAAAATGTACGTCTCTTAGAGATTCCTTTAGGTACTGCATTTAATACTTTTGACTTCAAACGTGTTGGCGGTGGCTTGCTCGTTCAATCTCCTGATGCGAAGAACGTCCTTGAGAACGAAATGCGCGTTGTCAGTAAGCGCCTCCCAACTCCAAGCGAAATGCACGACATGATGTTTGCATGGCGCGTTGCCAAGTTTGTAAAGTCCAATGCGATTGTGTATTGCGCTAACGGTATGACTCTCGGTATTGGCGCTGGCCAAATGAGCCGCGTAGACTCCGCACGTATGGCTAGTATTAAGGCTGAGAACGCAGGTTTAAGCCTCAAAGGCTCTGCAGTAGCTAGTGATGCCTTCTTCCCATTCCGCGATGGTTTGGATGTGGTTGTGAATGGTGGTGCAAGCTGCGCTATTCAGCCTGGTGGCAGCATGCGTGATGATGAAATCATTGCGGCAGCTGATGAGCACGGCATCGCCATGATCTTTACTGGCACACGTCACTTTCGTCACTAA
- a CDS encoding LPS-assembly protein LptD, with translation MSHYRRRAGLCAPLFLSVSLRVMMGVTLPQFALSSMAQAPAPLPPSAQSLGSSANSVLIPDRGDVTVLKLDDQLRVGKPINDGQALTFTSSDSIDGIVDREMRLKGRAQIRRNGAVIKADEIKYDPDSDVANLSGNTEFSKGNALFKGPKARLRVDAREGEMESPTYELRDNRASGTAKKLTIETSDVFVFDKATYTTCTPENLDWYFTASTLEIDNEQKEMVGTNGVMRFFDVPIAYVPYFTAPTSNQRRSGILAPVAGYNSNNGIDVTQPYYVNIAPNRDLLLLPRVMGQRGVQLGAKYQFLDKQYAGNLMGDYLPYDRKTGTDRWRYDWQQRQNFSGDLLGMGGIPIAGAWTGYANVARVSDNLYPTDFSQSMAGAVTNQFRQEVGTTKNLTGSLSNWTVAARAMTFQTLQPDPTVTVQSPYNILPNITATYNNRLTPAVADVSGKYITLPSGPVTTFSTDYTRFAYNIGGNLQATAPGAFSQADRTVIKGAMALPQITPGYYITPKVSFQSNTYNATPYNPVGAPAAQGFTIPTFSLDSGLAFERDAAELKGFFGRDMLLTMEPRAFYVYTPYQSQAQTPLFDTADTGFGVTQIFSENTFIGNDRIADNNKLTGGLTSRMIEANTGAERANVTLAQRQAFTGQKVGLNGNIANPTTYSDTLGSASIRLLGNFSADMFGQYNTQLNRFVQTTVGGSWRPTPGRNLNFGYRNVWSPPTQASLQNNTPGTLAQTTTDQYNISGQWPLTREVSVLGRWGYDALTTKTLNTLVGLEWMRDCWTLRGAYSQMLNTSQITTTQVLFQIEFRGFGSAGSNPVDIMRLNVPGYMPTSKPIPPSIYENYQ, from the coding sequence ATGAGTCATTATCGCCGTCGCGCCGGCCTTTGCGCCCCTCTTTTTTTATCTGTCTCCCTGCGCGTAATGATGGGGGTTACATTGCCGCAATTTGCCCTCTCAAGTATGGCTCAGGCACCCGCACCTTTGCCCCCATCGGCGCAGTCGTTGGGTAGCTCCGCCAACTCCGTTTTAATTCCTGATCGTGGCGATGTCACCGTCTTAAAGTTGGATGATCAATTACGGGTTGGTAAACCTATTAATGATGGACAAGCTTTAACTTTTACCTCTAGTGATTCGATAGATGGAATCGTCGATCGCGAAATGCGCTTAAAAGGGCGTGCACAAATTCGTCGAAATGGCGCAGTGATTAAAGCGGATGAAATTAAATACGACCCCGATTCTGACGTTGCAAACTTATCTGGCAATACTGAATTTTCAAAAGGCAATGCATTATTCAAAGGGCCAAAAGCACGCCTTAGAGTAGATGCGCGTGAAGGGGAAATGGAATCCCCGACTTACGAACTGCGCGATAACCGAGCCAGCGGTACAGCAAAGAAGTTAACGATCGAAACTTCTGATGTGTTTGTGTTTGATAAAGCCACTTACACCACTTGCACCCCAGAAAATTTAGATTGGTATTTCACGGCTAGTACGCTAGAGATTGATAACGAACAAAAAGAAATGGTTGGCACGAACGGTGTCATGCGATTCTTTGATGTACCTATTGCTTACGTACCTTACTTCACTGCACCAACATCCAATCAACGTCGTTCTGGAATTCTGGCACCAGTAGCTGGCTACAACTCCAATAATGGTATTGATGTAACGCAGCCTTACTACGTCAATATTGCACCTAATCGTGACTTGCTTTTATTGCCTCGAGTAATGGGTCAGCGTGGAGTGCAGTTAGGTGCCAAGTATCAGTTTTTAGATAAACAGTACGCTGGTAACTTAATGGGCGATTACCTCCCTTATGACCGAAAGACTGGTACTGATCGTTGGCGCTACGACTGGCAGCAGAGGCAAAATTTTAGCGGTGATTTATTGGGCATGGGCGGCATCCCGATTGCTGGCGCCTGGACTGGATATGCCAATGTGGCTCGAGTCTCAGATAATTTATACCCGACAGATTTTTCACAAAGTATGGCTGGCGCAGTAACCAACCAGTTTCGCCAAGAAGTGGGCACCACCAAGAACTTGACCGGAAGCTTGAGTAACTGGACTGTTGCTGCAAGAGCGATGACGTTCCAGACCTTACAGCCAGACCCAACAGTGACCGTACAGTCCCCATACAATATTTTGCCGAATATTACTGCGACCTATAACAACCGCTTAACCCCAGCGGTGGCAGACGTCAGTGGCAAATACATTACCTTGCCATCAGGCCCAGTAACGACGTTTTCAACCGATTACACTCGATTTGCTTACAACATTGGCGGAAACCTGCAGGCCACTGCCCCAGGCGCATTTAGTCAGGCAGACCGAACTGTTATTAAAGGTGCAATGGCGCTCCCTCAGATTACGCCTGGGTATTACATCACTCCTAAGGTGAGCTTTCAGTCGAACACCTATAACGCAACCCCATACAACCCTGTAGGGGCACCAGCTGCGCAAGGTTTTACGATACCCACATTCAGCCTTGATTCAGGTTTGGCATTTGAAAGAGATGCTGCAGAATTAAAAGGCTTCTTTGGGCGAGATATGTTGCTCACAATGGAACCAAGGGCGTTTTATGTTTACACCCCATATCAGAGTCAAGCCCAAACCCCTTTGTTTGATACGGCAGATACTGGTTTTGGTGTGACTCAAATTTTTAGTGAAAATACTTTTATTGGTAATGACCGTATTGCAGATAACAACAAGCTAACTGGTGGTTTAACTAGCCGTATGATTGAGGCTAATACCGGTGCAGAACGCGCAAACGTCACCCTTGCACAACGCCAAGCCTTTACGGGACAGAAAGTTGGCCTTAATGGAAATATTGCCAACCCTACAACTTATTCAGATACCTTAGGTTCAGCCTCGATTCGCTTGCTAGGCAACTTTAGTGCGGATATGTTTGGTCAGTACAACACTCAATTAAATAGATTTGTTCAGACTACGGTTGGTGGAAGCTGGCGTCCCACCCCTGGAAGGAATTTGAATTTTGGCTATAGAAACGTATGGTCGCCACCCACCCAGGCCTCACTTCAGAACAATACGCCAGGGACTCTGGCTCAGACCACGACTGATCAATACAATATTTCAGGGCAATGGCCTCTGACGCGCGAGGTATCGGTGTTAGGCCGCTGGGGTTATGACGCATTAACGACTAAAACGCTCAACACTTTAGTGGGTTTAGAGTGGATGCGTGACTGCTGGACTTTGCGTGGGGCCTACTCACAGATGCTGAATACCTCACAAATAACTACTACCCAGGTTTTATTCCAAATAGAATTTAGGGGCTTTGGTAGCGCTGGCAGCAATCCAGTTGATATCATGAGACTTAATGTTCCCGGATATATGCCTACTTCCAAGCCTATACCACCTTCAATATATGAGAACTATCAATGA
- the dusB gene encoding tRNA dihydrouridine synthase DusB encodes MKIGPHLLANRLFVAPMAGVTDRPFRQLCKKLGAGYAVSEMIASNALLWKSEKTQRRANHQGEFKPIAVQIAGADPQMMAAAAKLNVDHGAQIIDINMGCPAKKVCNVAAGSALLRDEPLVQQILEAVVQAVGVGPDAVPVTLKIRTGWDREHKNAIDIARLAEKSGISMLTVHGRTRADLYHGEAEYETITAVKNSIAIPVVANGDITTPEKAEFVLKETGADAIMIGRAAQGRPWIFREINHFLETGGKLPTPQINEIQEIMNAHLIDHYEFYGEYVGLRTARKHIGWYCKGLRDSHAFRQRMNTADDCKTQLQMVNDFFNEMKSHSDRLLFLEAV; translated from the coding sequence ATGAAGATTGGCCCACACCTTCTCGCAAATAGATTATTTGTCGCCCCAATGGCTGGGGTAACGGATCGTCCATTTCGTCAGCTTTGCAAAAAGCTTGGAGCCGGCTATGCCGTATCTGAAATGATCGCTTCCAATGCTTTGCTATGGAAGAGCGAGAAAACCCAGCGTCGCGCCAATCACCAAGGCGAATTTAAGCCGATTGCAGTCCAGATTGCTGGCGCCGATCCGCAGATGATGGCCGCAGCTGCCAAGCTCAACGTCGATCATGGCGCCCAGATCATTGATATCAATATGGGTTGCCCAGCCAAAAAGGTATGCAATGTTGCAGCTGGTTCCGCGCTATTGAGAGACGAGCCTTTAGTACAGCAAATTTTGGAAGCCGTAGTTCAGGCTGTGGGCGTAGGTCCCGATGCAGTTCCTGTGACCTTAAAAATTAGGACAGGCTGGGATCGCGAACATAAAAATGCAATAGACATTGCACGTCTCGCTGAGAAATCTGGCATCTCCATGTTGACCGTTCACGGCCGCACGAGAGCTGACCTGTATCACGGTGAAGCGGAGTACGAAACCATTACCGCAGTAAAAAATAGTATTGCCATTCCAGTAGTTGCTAACGGTGACATCACCACTCCAGAAAAAGCAGAATTTGTTTTAAAAGAAACTGGTGCCGATGCCATCATGATTGGCCGTGCTGCTCAAGGACGTCCCTGGATTTTTCGTGAGATCAATCACTTTTTAGAAACGGGCGGCAAATTACCAACACCGCAGATTAATGAGATTCAAGAGATCATGAATGCACATTTGATTGATCACTATGAGTTCTATGGGGAGTATGTCGGCTTGCGCACAGCGCGTAAGCATATCGGTTGGTATTGCAAGGGCCTACGTGACTCACATGCATTTCGCCAAAGAATGAATACCGCCGATGATTGCAAAACCCAATTACAAATGGTGAATGATTTTTTCAATGAAATGAAATCCCATTCTGATCGTTTGTTATTTTTAGAAGCAGTCTAA
- the murU gene encoding N-acetylmuramate alpha-1-phosphate uridylyltransferase MurU: MNQRNLIPCFLLAAGRGERMRPLTDELPKPLLTIKNKSLLAWHLEALSAAGIENVVINHAWLGHKIEKALGNGSQFELNITYSPETSALETAGGIRKALPLLNPSDYFLVMNGDVFSPSLPIPELLEQVIRFRNMPNKPLAHLLMVPNPVQHPEGDFYLKGSQVAAEPLGEAEKLTFSGIGLYHRDLFKDIELDVPTKLAPLLREAMTENRVSGEKYTGPWHDVGTPQRLQELNAANE; the protein is encoded by the coding sequence ATGAATCAGCGCAATCTCATTCCGTGCTTTTTACTGGCCGCTGGTCGAGGCGAGCGCATGCGTCCACTAACGGATGAATTGCCCAAGCCACTCCTCACCATCAAAAACAAATCCTTACTTGCCTGGCATTTAGAGGCACTTAGTGCAGCAGGCATTGAAAATGTGGTGATTAATCATGCTTGGCTTGGCCATAAGATTGAGAAAGCTTTAGGCAATGGCAGCCAATTCGAGCTCAACATCACCTACTCTCCAGAAACTAGCGCCCTAGAAACTGCAGGCGGTATTCGCAAGGCGCTCCCCTTGCTAAACCCCAGCGATTATTTCTTAGTGATGAATGGGGATGTTTTTAGCCCAAGCCTGCCAATTCCTGAGCTTTTAGAGCAGGTTATTCGTTTTCGCAATATGCCAAACAAGCCTTTGGCACACCTTTTGATGGTTCCCAATCCGGTTCAGCACCCTGAGGGGGACTTTTACCTGAAGGGCTCCCAAGTAGCTGCTGAGCCTTTGGGTGAAGCTGAAAAGCTCACTTTTTCCGGAATTGGGCTGTATCACCGAGACCTCTTCAAAGATATAGAGTTGGATGTACCCACTAAGCTAGCCCCACTCCTCCGAGAGGCCATGACTGAAAATAGAGTGTCCGGTGAAAAATATACTGGACCGTGGCACGATGTAGGTACGCCCCAACGATTACAAGAACTCAATGCAGCAAATGAATAA
- a CDS encoding helix-turn-helix domain-containing protein: MTNKHPITECIETQLQGYLNDLKGTPPSDLYQMVLAVVEKPMLELVMQHAKQNQSLAAQYLGINRNTLHKKLVEHQLLK; the protein is encoded by the coding sequence ATGACCAATAAGCACCCCATCACCGAATGTATTGAGACCCAACTCCAAGGTTATTTGAATGATCTCAAAGGAACACCCCCGTCTGACTTGTACCAAATGGTTCTCGCAGTCGTTGAGAAGCCCATGCTTGAATTAGTAATGCAACATGCAAAGCAGAATCAATCTTTGGCAGCGCAATATCTCGGCATCAACCGTAATACCTTGCACAAGAAACTGGTTGAACACCAGCTTTTGAAGTAA